Within the Timaviella obliquedivisa GSE-PSE-MK23-08B genome, the region GGTTGATGTCTGTGTTCAGAGTAGAAACTTGCCTTCTATTTGTCGGTCTGAAAAAGTCATAGAAAGTATGGAATGTCCAACATTGCTACTTAGATAGCGATCGGTACAACTGTCCAAGCGCCGAACGGACAAAGCTTTGTACAAATGCACTATTAACCCGGACATGAAAGACAACGTACATTGAAAGATAAGCTACTCAACATTTAACTTGCAAGTAGCCCATTTCCTTTGTTCTTCACTTTTCGTTGCCACTTAATCTTTAGTTCTCCTTGATTCAGGAGTCGATCCAGTAGCTCTCTCAATTCTTCCACCGATTGGAATAATCGATGCGCGATAAACTCCTTACAAAAGTGCCAGACCAACTCAATCAGGTTGTAATCTGGGCTGTAAGGGGGCAAAAACCACAATTCTAGATTGGGGCATTCCTCAGATAGCCGAGCCATCACTTCCTGCTTTTTGTGGTAACTTGCATTGTCTAGAATGATTACAACTCGCATCTCACTTTGCTCAAACTCGATTTCAACATTGCCCTTCCCAATCCATTCTTGCTTGACAAACTGGTTCAGCTTGAACATATTCTCATAGAAACTATCTCCGTTACCTTGCTCGATGAAATAGCATTGTTGATGACGGTCATGGTAGCGTAGTCCACCCATCACATTGACTCGTCCTCGACTCCGCTTTCCAGGTAGTTGCTTTCGTTTCCCTTGCTTTCCCCATTGTTTCCGGCGAATCACTCGCAAGCTAAATCCACTTTCATCCCAAAACCAGACCTGGAGTTGCTCCGAAGACGATTCTGTCGCCGCCAATTCCGCCTCTAACTGCGCCTTAAATGTTCGCCGTTTCTCAGGATCTTGCTTCTCCTCTAGGCTGTACTTTGCCCAGAGGTAACCGTACTTTTTTTGGCGTAAGATTCTCCCCACTTGGACACTGCTGAGCTTAATTTGAGTTTCCTTTTCTAAATGTAAGGCTAATCGAGCCGTTGACCAGCGCCCAAATTCATACCCTAACTCGCTCGGTGATTGCTCGACCACCACCAGCAATTGTTCAATATAGGCATCTGTCGCCTTGCGATAATTGCCTTTTGAGCGTTGGTCTTTGAAGCTCTCTAAATCATCGGGATTCCCGCAAACGCACCAATGAGCGACGCTGCGGTAAGAACATCCAATAAAATCCACGATTTCTTCATAGGTCTTGCCATCATTTCTCAGCAGCAACATCAAAATCCGCTGTCGTTGATGAGCATCCTCGCTCTCTCGAAGAGCATTTTGGAGGTTTTCTTGTTGGAGCGGACTGAGAAATTTAGGAACTGGCATCGGTTTAATTCGATTATCTTCTAGTCCCTATTTTACCCAGCTTTATGTATTCTAGATGATAGTCAGCTTACCCGCCTAAAGTAACTCCCATACTGGAATAACTATAAATCTCTCCTGGAGGCAAGGTGAACGGAGGCATACGATCGGGGATATAATTGTTCTAAGGGAGTCATCTCTGTGGCAGTAGGAGCAAGAATGCCAAGCAAGCGCTGACTCGTGCCCTCGGTTTGAGTCATTAAATTGGCAGCATCAATTGGTTCCTTATAGAAACTCTGGATTTTGAATGCTTGTAGATATGAATTAATATCAGCTTTAAGATCTAGCAATCCCCGTTCATAGAACTGCATGATCGCTGTATGAGTAAATAATTTGGAAATAGAGGCAACCCGAAATAAAGTGCGATCGCCATCTATAGGTATTTTCTGGTCTGGATCAGCGAAGCCATACCCTTTGACAAAAAAGAGTTTACTATCCTTAACAGCCGAAACTACACCCCCTAAAGCGTGCTCCTGTTCCATCTCTTGAGGCAAAAATGAATCGAGAAATGCTTCTAATTCCTGTGGATCATTAAGTCCTGGATTGGGTTGAGTTTCGCTAGGATCGACTGGAGGCTCAGGAGGGGATGTTGGAAAGGGAATAATGTTTTGGGGCTGCGCAATTGCACTAGTTGGATAGAAAGCCATCACACCCACTAAAAAGCATGACAGCAACGCGATCGCGCTAATGACGACCTGAACCAATACTTGATTAGTGCAGGGTTTCATTCTCTTCTCCTCAGTTTCCCAAATCCGTTTGTCACTCATGAGGCTGGATAATTCGTCGATAGCGAGCTTCAATTAATAAATAAATACTGTAAGAGATTAATCCGAGGGAGACGGTGCCCAAGAGCCAACGACCAAACATCTGCTGTGATAAAACCGTTAACACACCGTCTAATCCTTTCGCTTCACTGGCATTTGCATGAAGAGCAGCTAACACCAAAAATAGCCCAATGATGTCAAACATAATCCCGCGAGCGGCAATTCCAAATTGCCCAATCCATTTTGCCCATTTGCGTTCTGTCTGAGTCATTTGATGTTGCTCAAAATGGCGTTGAAATTTAGCTTGATAAGCTTCGTAGAGATAAAAAATTCCCACTGCAATCACCATTAACCCTACGGCTCCAACCATCCACCGCCCAAAGGGTTAAGCCATAAGTCGGCTTGTCCAAAATTGGGTTGCATTAATATCACTCCTATCAATATCCATAATGAGCTTCACTGCTGTTAACGCTAATCCGGTATAGGCGATCGCACTAAAGGCATAGCCAAGACGTTGCCCCACCCGCTTTACACTCATTTTTTTAGCAGAATGCTCTGGATCAAACACAGTTTTAACAACGCACCAAAGAACGTAACCCATTAAGCCGATCGCCACTAAAACCAGCAGAAACTTTCCGAAAGGCTGACTCAAAATAGTTGTTAATGCACCACTTGTACCAGTTTTTCTGCCTCCTGTAGTAAAAGCTGCTTGTGCCGCCAATAGACCAACAATAAAGTAAGCGATGCCTTTTGCAGCATAGCCAAATCGGGCAAGATGTCTACCCAAGGATGGGCTGCTGCTTGTCGTGCAGATTGTTCAAGATCGGGGCGGGTCATAGGAATTACTTTAGAGATGTAATTGAGAAGTGTGATTGATTTTGTGAGCTACGATTTTGCTTGCAGTGTAAACACAGTTAGTTCGGGAGAGCAGTTAAAGCGAATGGGGAGATGACTAAAACCAATGCCACGATTGATATACAATCGATTTTCAGGATTGCCGTAGCCCGGAATCCAACCGGATACCCGTACGGTATCACCTTTGATTTCGGAGAGCCATGACCAGCTTGATTTATCCTCCACAAACGTCATCCATGACCACTCTGGCATAAAGGGAATACGAACCTGTCCGCCATGAGTATGCCCTGCCACTGCAACTGGGGCTGTGTTTGCAGGAAGGGCACCAAAGGAAGCGGGATTGTGCATCAAAACGAAGCGGGCAGCATTATTGGGAACCTGAGCGATCGCCTTAAGTGGCTCGGATTGTTTAGGAAAATAAGCTCCAATGCCCACTAGGTAAAGGCTCTCATTTTCAGAAGATTGCCCCGTCTGTGGCAGAATAACCGCCTCATTTTTCAATACAGGAATACCGATCGCTTCTAATGCTTGCTGAATTTGCTCGGCTCGTTGGATAGCGGCTGCATCAGGATCAGCAAGTTTTGTCATTTCATAATCATGATTTCCCAATACCGCGTAGGTAGGAATTTGTGCAGCAGTCAATGGGCGCACCAATTCAATAATTTGATTAAGCTCCGGTGTTAAATTTTTTCCTGGCTTGTAAACAAAATCTCCCGCGATTAACGCAGCAGCAGGGCGATCGGCAACAATTCGAGCGATCGACTTTTCAATGGTGCTAATATTTGCCATCCACATTCCGACTTGGAAATCTGACACTACAGCAATTTGGTTTCCTTGCCAAGATTGGGGCAGAGCAGGAATTTCAGCAACTACAACATTGCGATCGAGAAGATAAGGCTCGATCAAGCCCCAAGCTAGCAGCACAAGTAAGCAACTTCCTACACCTAACACTAAATATTTAATTCGTTTCCATAAATGACTCATTGTTCAATCACTAGTTATTTCTTAATTAATAATTGTTCTGTCCAATCACCAGCGCCTAGTGATCGTAAGGAAATTTGTTTGGAAAATATGCGTCAGCCGCCTCCAGAACCTCTTAGAACTCCTGTTAATTGCAACAAATAAATAAATGCAAATACAGCAAAGAATAAGCCTGCAAGCAACGTTCCCCAGAAAGAAAATCCTGTAGGACGCAGTTTCTTTGGCAACATCCGGTAATTAAGGAAAAGCGTCAGTCCAGCCACGACGGGAATGTGTGCCGCTTCGATCGCCCCGGCAGTCTGCAATAAAGCAACAGGTGTACCAAAAAAAAGATAAACTGCGATCGGTAAAACCGCTAACAAGAATACAATGTAAAACTTCCGCAGAAACTTCTCATTCGTCCACTGACCCTCACGGATGCCAAACTCTTGCAGGAGAATTCGCGTACCATCAGCAAACATCCGTCCAAAGCCATCCTGCACCGATAATGTCGTACTACAAAAAGTAATAAATACGATCGCAATCATGAACCAAAAACCAAACGGACCCCAGATGTTTCCAAGCAAAGTTCCTAATGTTTCTGCTACCTGATTTTCTTCAGGAACTATTCCCTCCGGGCGCAACAACTGGGCACCTAAAATTAAAAATGCCAATGCTGCCAGCAATGCTCCAATCACCGCTAACGTATTGGAGAAAGTCATTAACTTAACCCAGCCTTGCAATCGCTGCTGCTGTTCCGAATCAAGCTGTTTGACATCAAGAGGTTCTTCTTGCTGAAGCGCCGTTGCTCCATACCCCCGCGCCTCTACCCAGTAGGAGTACCACATCATTCCAGCCGCACCTGCTAACATAAACCCCAACCAAGGCAAAACTTCTTGGTACTGCGCATTCGGAGGAATCTGTGGTATTAGACCAGAAGCTAACTCTCGGACATTAGGGAAGACTAAGAGTGCAGCGATAACAATGGCAAGGGTACGGGCAATTCCTATCAGTGAGGAAATCTTTTCGACAACATGGTACTGCCCCAAAAACACGATCGCCGCTGTCACTAAAATAATAATGATTGTCCAGAGTTGAACAGTTCCACCTATCACTAAAATTAAAGCTGTTGCTGCTGCTCCTGCCAGCCCTGCAACCGTCGAAATTGCCACAGCAAACTGAGGAACAAGAATTAGCCAAACTGCCCAATTTTTAAAGCCAGGTAGTTGTTTAAATCCTTCTAAAATTGTTGCTCCTGTGCAAACGGTAAAGCGTCCAACCTCGCGGTTAATAAACCATTTCAAAATAACGGCTGCAAGTAGTGCCCATAGCAGAGTATATCCATAAAGGGCAGCAATTCGCGGCGTAAATAAGAGTTCTCCAGAACCTGCCGCAGACAGCATCCAGATAAAGCCTGGTCCCAGCCAATTTAATTGCTCTGTCCCGTGTGGCGGTGGGGGAATTTGTTGATTCTGCGAATCTAGATAGGATAATTGAGATGAAGTCTGAACTTGAGGCTGATAGTTCATCCGGGGTCGCTCCTGGCTCTGATCCTGCTAAAAATAAGCGGGCTTTCAGGCGATCACCCCTTTCATACAGCCCGTCCTGTTACGTCTCAAAATTTCAAGCTGGTATTTTACAAATGATAATGTGAAAGGAGTTGGCATGATGCATTACAACTACACGAACTCCTTTCACTGCTCATTCAATCTTTATTACTTTGCACCGTCTGGAATCGCTGAAGGATAGACCTCTTCCGCAACCAGCACAGGTTTATTGCTGTACTCAGCTTCTAACACCTGCTGAATGCCAGTATCCCAGTTGAAGTCATATTCGCGCTCTAAATCAGCAACAACAAAAGGACGCAACACACCCGTCACTGCAACTTTCTCACCGTCACGAATTGCTGGCAAAGCCCCAGTTGTAGGGGTTGCGCGAATGACTAGCAAGTCTTCTGCACCAAACAAACGATCCTCATCTAAAGTGAATGCGTTTGCACCCTGAATGTCTCCAACTTCACCTGTAACCGCAAGAGGCTTACCATAGTACTGCTCAGGCTCACTAGTCAATTCACCAGGCTTTGGAGCAACGGCAAGCGACTGAGCGATGATTGCGGGTTGGTTCTCGTATTCTACATAAAGATCTGGGTCTAGACCCAAAGTGAATTCGCGTTCAACATCTGCAAGCACGAAATTGCGAACTTGACCCGTAGCTTGAATATCCACCCCATCTTCCGGGAAGACAAAGGGTTCCCCTGAGGCATTCACAACCAAAATTGGGTTACTGCCAAAGAATTGCTCATCCTCGATTGTGAATGTACTAGGACTAATTTTCTCGATCGGTTCACTTCTAATGGTCACAGTCTGACCGATGTACCGATTCGTATTCTCAGCAACATCTTCTGTAGTCACGTTGGTTTGAGCTTGAGGTGTAGAGGCTTGAGGGGTGGGAGTCGTGCAACCCGTTAATAAAGCTGTAACGAACGCCAAACCCATAGTGCTTTTTACTGCCCAGCTTTTAGCAGAAGAATTTCCGAAGCTGTACTTTTTAGATTTCTGAACTTTCATTACTGTAACCTCCTAAATGGTCAATTCATCACTGACGTTAACAATCGAACTGTATTCTCAATCTTCTTCAATCTCTTTACGTTCTCTGGTTCTCTCTTCTCTAAAATTGTTTTAACAACGTTTTTCCCTATGATTATTGCCGGAATTAAATTCCTTGAATTTGTTACACATCCCTCTAGGAGAAAGATAAAATAGGCGAATTATTTTCGTTGTAAAAGCGAGGATCGAGCCTCAAAAAAGAACGTTATATTTAGAGACGCAGTGCTCATGCAGATCGGCGATCGCGCATCCGCTGCTCATAGGAACGGAACCTAGGATCATTGAGAGCGTAGAGGTAAGGTTCTTGCTGATAGCTGTAGGGTACACTAATTAAACCTTGAGAAACAACTGAGGGCGGAACTAGAGGGCGGTAGGATGACCGAACCCTCTCCTCATAATCATTATCAATCTTCAGGTCATCACTGAACTCAGGCAATTTTTCCACTTGCTCTTTAGTCAAACCAGAAACATAAAGCCTTTTCTGATCATAGTTTAGGCGCGCTAAGCCTACAGGGAGCAAGATGTCCTTCCCAAATACCCAGAACCCGGTATCGATAATGAAATAACGGAATTGTCCATCTTCTTCATCGACTAGCATACCCTTGACTGAGCCTACTTTATCCCGATCATCGTCATTTGTATCGTTCACATACACTGAAAAACTGGTGATGTCGTGTCCATCAAATAAGTCTTTCGTATGGTCAGGATAGTAGTCATTCATTTTCATTAGTGCCATGTTTATTTCTCCACCAAACAATTTACTTTGTATTAACTTTTAACTGAGAGAACCTTCGTTTTGCAGTTATAAGCCTTCGTCACACATATTGCTAGATCTGGTATACAATCGTGCATCCCAGTTAGGTACATCTTGTTCAGGCAATAAACGCAAAGGTGATATAAATGTCTTACAACTATTAAGTAAAGTTGTATGTAAGTCGTATGTAAGTATTATATGAGATGAAGGTGAAAAATCTAGTAGCAAGTGGGAAAATTTGAGGAAATTCTGCTCATAGGAATAGTTCTTTTGAACCCGTTATCTATCATATCCACTACTGTCACCTATCGTTAGTCACAAGTGTGGATTTGAGAGCTTTTTTATATAATAAGAGAAAGTAGTTAGTGATATGAAGATAAGGAATTGGTAATTGCTCAACTCGGTTCAAATAGAGACAGATGCTGGGATAGAGCCTTCTAAATTGCTTCAAAAGCTGACAAGCCTTGTCGCTTACCCGTATTGACTACCGAACGGACGACCACAAATTAATCTCGTCCCTAATCAGAACGAAAGCCGTGTGTCACTTTGCGAAACACCACACTCATGTGAATCCCTTGCTCACTAGAATTATTAGTCGGTGGAATCATCGCATCTTCTAGAAAGAGAAATACGTTGCACCTGCAAACTGGGACTGGGTAAAGATGGCATTCCACAGGTCTAGAACACTACCCATACCTCGATTCAGCAATGCTGCATTTGCCTCATCTGCAACAAATCTCTCAAACAGAAATTCCAACTGCTATAGCTAACTGCGTTTTACATTGCTCATAATAAAGCGACTTTTGGGCATGGTTGGCATTCTCGACAAGCTAACTTCTAGATTTTGTTCAGGTACGTTATAGTGAACTGAATTAACTAAGAAATCTAATGCCGTTTTCATCAGCTCAATCGTAATCCATTCTCCAGCACAGCGATGGCTAGTATAGTAATCACCTCCTCCTTGTGGAATAAAATTAAAGCTGCTATCGTTCCACTGCCGAAAGCGCTCTGGTCGAAATTCCTCTGGGTTTTCCCATAGAGCAGGATCGTGGTTGGTGCCATACAAATCGAGCAATACCTGAACTTTTTCAGGAAAATAGTACTCCTGCCAATTAAAGGCATGGCGTGTGCGAGCTACTATAGCGGGAAAAAATGGATAAAAGCGACGGACTTCTTGGGTAAATAGCTCTCGATAGTCGGCTTCATCTTTTAGTTTCTGACGACACTCTGGGTATTCATGTAAGGCTAAGGCTGCAAACGTAACATATCGGGCGATCGCTACAACGGGGCGGATTATATTAATTAGATCTACGACAGCCCCATGCAGGTCTAATAAGTTGCCTTCTGGTGTCCGATGCGAAGCAAACGCATAGGCAGCACTATCTTCAGGTACTTCTAACTCGTGCGCCCGAATTTTCTTGATAATTCCCCCAATCCATTTTTCAGATTGCTCCCGTCCTCGTCTACCCTGCAAATACCTCAAAGCAATGCCGCCTGCCCCATCAATCATTGCAGCCAGATCTTGAGTTCGTTGCTTAACTTCTGCCTCTAACAAGGGCACTCCTGACCAAGCACACACTGCCCGACAAAAAACCTCATTGGCTGCGTCAAAAAGCACCACGCGATCGCGCTGTTCCCATTCTTGGGCTGCTTTATGCCACTCCTGGCGCGTCAATTCAGCAAGCTGCGCCCTGTGTTCTGGTGCCATCAATGACATAAAGATTTGTTTGCGTTGTCGGTGGGTTTCACCATCCAAACCTTGTACGCCACCTTCGCCTACTAGCGTTTTTTGAACTCGTTTAGGCATAGCATTCTCACGAAAAAATTTTTCGGTGTCGTAAAAAACTTTTGCTGCCGCTTCTCCCCTAAAACAGATCGTTTTCTTCAACAAAATCCGCGTTTGAAAAATATTAGTCTGATATCGCTCACATCGATTTGAGATGAATCGATAGCCCTCAGATAGCAGAAATACTGTACTGTCGATAGTCCGCTCGGTAGGAATTTCGCGCATAAATCCTATGATTTAACTCCGTAGAAGGTAACGGGAGAAGGTAACGAGGCGATCGCAATCTTATATCATCAATTAGCCATGAGAATCAGCTATGAGATATCGCCAGAATGATACAAAAATTACCTTGAGATTAAATCAACCTAGGAGTAGAAGTATTTTCTGTTCGATCGATCGTCTAACTATCCTAGACAAGAACTTACAACGATTAGCAACACTTATTCAGTCGTTAGTATTACTCCTCTCACCCAAGTTATGTACCCAATGGAGGACGGAACTTTACTTTTACAAAAGCTAAGCTCACAAATAATAAACTCTTAAATCAATATACGTACGACCGTACCTCTAAAACCGGAAGTATTCAATCTAAATTGCAAGTAACTAAGCTAATCAACATTTAACTTGCAAGTATTGCATTTCCTTTATTCTTCACCTTTCGCTTCCACTGAATATTCAGTTCTCCATGATTGATGAGTCGGTCGAGTAAGTCTCTTAATTCACCGACCGATTGAAATAATCGATGGGCAATGAATTCTTTGCAAGAATGCCAGACTAATTCAATCAGGTTGTAATCTGGACTATAGGGCGGTAAAAACCAAAGTTCTAGATTTGGACATTCAGACGATATCTGAAGGATCACCTCCTGTTTCTGGTGATAACTCGCATTGTCTAAGACGATCAAAATCCTCGCTCCATTCTGCTGGAACTCACATTCAAGATTGCCCTTCTCTACCCATTCCTGCATCACATACTGATTCAGATTAACCATACTCTCAAGGAAGCTATCCCCGTTTCCTTGCTCAATAAAATAGCATTTTTGTTTTCGGTCACTATAGCGCAGACCACCCATCATATTAACTCGTTCACGACTCCGTTTCCCAAGTAGCGCTTTTCGTTTTCCTCTCTTGCCCCATTGTTTTCGCCGAATCACCCGCAAACTGAAGCCACTTTCATCCCAAAAC harbors:
- a CDS encoding IS630 family transposase; translation: MPVPKFLSPLQQENLQNALRESEDAHQRQRILMLLLRNDGKTYEEIVDFIGCSYRSVAHWCVCGNPDDLESFKDQRSKGNYRKATDAYIEQLLVVVEQSPSELGYEFGRWSTARLALHLEKETQIKLSSVQVGRILRQKKYGYLWAKYSLEEKQDPEKRRTFKAQLEAELAATESSSEQLQVWFWDESGFSLRVIRRKQWGKQGKRKQLPGKRSRGRVNVMGGLRYHDRHQQCYFIEQGNGDSFYENMFKLNQFVKQEWIGKGNVEIEFEQSEMRVVIILDNASYHKKQEVMARLSEECPNLELWFLPPYSPDYNLIELVWHFCKEFIAHRLFQSVEELRELLDRLLNQGELKIKWQRKVKNKGNGLLAS
- a CDS encoding beta-lactamase family protein; the protein is MKPCTNQVLVQVVISAIALLSCFLVGVMAFYPTSAIAQPQNIIPFPTSPPEPPVDPSETQPNPGLNDPQELEAFLDSFLPQEMEQEHALGGVVSAVKDSKLFFVKGYGFADPDQKIPIDGDRTLFRVASISKLFTHTAIMQFYERGLLDLKADINSYLQAFKIQSFYKEPIDAANLMTQTEGTSQRLLGILAPTATEMTPLEQLYPRSYASVHLASRRDL
- a CDS encoding metallophosphoesterase; amino-acid sequence: MSHLWKRIKYLVLGVGSCLLVLLAWGLIEPYLLDRNVVVAEIPALPQSWQGNQIAVVSDFQVGMWMANISTIEKSIARIVADRPAAALIAGDFVYKPGKNLTPELNQIIELVRPLTAAQIPTYAVLGNHDYEMTKLADPDAAAIQRAEQIQQALEAIGIPVLKNEAVILPQTGQSSENESLYLVGIGAYFPKQSEPLKAIAQVPNNAARFVLMHNPASFGALPANTAPVAVAGHTHGGQVRIPFMPEWSWMTFVEDKSSWSWLSEIKGDTVRVSGWIPGYGNPENRLYINRGIGFSHLPIRFNCSPELTVFTLQAKS
- a CDS encoding Nramp family divalent metal transporter, yielding MNYQPQVQTSSQLSYLDSQNQQIPPPPHGTEQLNWLGPGFIWMLSAAGSGELLFTPRIAALYGYTLLWALLAAVILKWFINREVGRFTVCTGATILEGFKQLPGFKNWAVWLILVPQFAVAISTVAGLAGAAATALILVIGGTVQLWTIIIILVTAAIVFLGQYHVVEKISSLIGIARTLAIVIAALLVFPNVRELASGLIPQIPPNAQYQEVLPWLGFMLAGAAGMMWYSYWVEARGYGATALQQEEPLDVKQLDSEQQQRLQGWVKLMTFSNTLAVIGALLAALAFLILGAQLLRPEGIVPEENQVAETLGTLLGNIWGPFGFWFMIAIVFITFCSTTLSVQDGFGRMFADGTRILLQEFGIREGQWTNEKFLRKFYIVFLLAVLPIAVYLFFGTPVALLQTAGAIEAAHIPVVAGLTLFLNYRMLPKKLRPTGFSFWGTLLAGLFFAVFAFIYLLQLTGVLRGSGGG
- a CDS encoding PRC-barrel domain-containing protein, whose protein sequence is MALMKMNDYYPDHTKDLFDGHDITSFSVYVNDTNDDDRDKVGSVKGMLVDEEDGQFRYFIIDTGFWVFGKDILLPVGLARLNYDQKRLYVSGLTKEQVEKLPEFSDDLKIDNDYEERVRSSYRPLVPPSVVSQGLISVPYSYQQEPYLYALNDPRFRSYEQRMRDRRSA
- a CDS encoding cytochrome P450, which gives rise to MREIPTERTIDSTVFLLSEGYRFISNRCERYQTNIFQTRILLKKTICFRGEAAAKVFYDTEKFFRENAMPKRVQKTLVGEGGVQGLDGETHRQRKQIFMSLMAPEHRAQLAELTRQEWHKAAQEWEQRDRVVLFDAANEVFCRAVCAWSGVPLLEAEVKQRTQDLAAMIDGAGGIALRYLQGRRGREQSEKWIGGIIKKIRAHELEVPEDSAAYAFASHRTPEGNLLDLHGAVVDLINIIRPVVAIARYVTFAALALHEYPECRQKLKDEADYRELFTQEVRRFYPFFPAIVARTRHAFNWQEYYFPEKVQVLLDLYGTNHDPALWENPEEFRPERFRQWNDSSFNFIPQGGGDYYTSHRCAGEWITIELMKTALDFLVNSVHYNVPEQNLEVSLSRMPTMPKSRFIMSNVKRS
- a CDS encoding IS630 family transposase, whose translation is MPVSKFLSSVQQDTLQNALRESEDSHQRQRVLMLLLRNDGKTYEEIMDFIGCSYRSVAYWCVHGNPDDLESLKDGRAQGNYRKATPEYIEQLLRVVEQTPMELGYEFGRWTTARLAKHLEETTQIKMSSVQVGRILVQKKYAYLWAKYSLEEKQDREKRAAFKEKLEQALARSKASPERLQIWFWDESGFSLRVIRRKQWGKRGKRKALLGKRSRERVNMMGGLRYSDRKQKCYFIEQGNGDSFLESMVNLNQYVMQEWVEKGNLECEFQQNGARILIVLDNASYHQKQEVILQISSECPNLELWFLPPYSPDYNLIELVWHSCKEFIAHRLFQSVGELRDLLDRLINHGELNIQWKRKVKNKGNAILAS